A portion of the Actomonas aquatica genome contains these proteins:
- a CDS encoding DEAD/DEAH box helicase, whose protein sequence is MDSVFKFRDELIGSYESFSRSFTRIQAEDIREHVEAEYQRKRYWPEPLIQINPNYLRARNVDQLVEEGSLHPTCKTIFRFKTDTGEQPLRLFQHQQEALSKAAGSSSQSYVVTTGTGSGKSLSFFIPIIDRILKAKDADSTPRTRAIIIYPMNALANSQLEEVRKFLGNLAPADSSIRVDRYTGQEDDKIRKEIAANPPDILLTNFMMLELILTRYEETDRLVVDHCRGLEYLVLDELHTYRGRQGADVAMLVRRLRERFHSKNLICIGTSATMSSTGSQQDRKRTVAEVASKLFGQNIPPENVIGETLERVTNPKLGLDAIKPLLKASLSRKEFAWPTFQAFRDDPVSVWVELKLGIHFPSEGSPERAKPISLTDAASELAIDAGIESEMAHEALERFLVAAQSEQGPDGRAPFAFKLHQFISGPGKVHCTLEPEGKRLVTLDAQRFAPSRQDEAIFLFPTHFCRECGQEYHPVWEDTKSSPNYTPREIDDVGGEDREDRSGFLAACRGEQNFKGEITDYPDTWLDYSKDEPKLKPTYRACKVTAVKVGANGCLGQGQDYWFIPGKFRFCLNCSQVHEAYGRDINRLSGLSGEGRSSATTIITLTVLRQLYAQEFPKDFGGNDPRKLLGFSDNRQDAALQAGHFNDFVYLLIIRAGLLGALRNNDGVLDEEQLPDAVFEALGFGDNDPGVLAEYLRDPTILGLGLKTAQKAIRYVIGYRLIRDLRKGWRFNNPNLHQLKLIELGYDSLDEFCAHQASFESNNILARLTPDERHELAKLVFDEMVKNLCVETRFLDGAEHERMANPVGQYLTERWAFGWDERLDTTRYLILDKRPDGKGKGRKRLDLIGGGTNSRLVRLIKYAKFWDRSSFGKPTAPFSNQELVEMCQAFLKAAATHGYVQSHGLDNNKLVGWTLKSSALQWVMKGDDADAVTGSQNRFFRELYLTVSEILTSKSHQLFDFRAHEHTAQVDAEKRKSIEQLFRRSERDVADWKSVEGNTGPMPRLPVLFCSPTMELGVDISSLNTVYLRNMPPTPANYAQRSGRAGRSGQAALVVTYCAAMSPHDQWFFNHQSDMVHGVVKAPTLELANRDLVESHLHAVWLATVEYQLATSIAPMLDLDSPLKPLLQDIQSRLEKPEVTARALAQAREVLFHVKDELNAHNASWFTDDFVEQTIRKSAQTFDEAFSRWRTLYDGVQKQMEAADKVVRSPATSARDRENANRRYQDAKNQLTLLLKSDGSSLNNDFYTFRYLASQGFLPGYNFPRLPLMAWIPATGRKANGKDDRGSMVSRPRFLALAEFGPRSLIYHEGKMFRVDRTKLNIQSSDSISANSELATVNALVCTRCGHGHLGNNEQPMPSESTCDHCGQALTDDGLVKGLFRIETVETKVQERISVNEEERQRQGFELQTTYRFLPGPNGVPEVNYSEVETGGESIAKLTYSPSARIWRINKGWRRRKNKKQLGFAINPITGQWSKLDDPDTDNVEENPDATGVVNQPAQLVVPYVEDHRNILIFSPEKVLSEAAMATLQAALKRGITQTFQIEDSELVVEPLPDRSNRRSILFYEAAEGGAGVLSRIASPDYRDQLAIVARTALSVLHFDLPETGVLSSDDLPKCEVLTEAGERICEAGCYQCLLSYYNQPDHELINRRDPSIQQLLVQLANGVVMPSTVPLPKSTVGPLGAWLSALREAGLRLPDETEKSIADGRAVADAVYKSSRALVFLNQPADEISAYARDRGFEVIVFPTPQDEWPTVFAQHPAVFGSPSARA, encoded by the coding sequence ATGGATAGTGTCTTCAAATTTCGCGATGAGTTGATCGGGAGCTATGAAAGCTTTTCGCGTAGTTTTACGCGGATTCAAGCCGAGGATATCCGTGAACACGTCGAAGCTGAGTATCAGCGGAAGCGGTATTGGCCTGAGCCGCTCATTCAGATCAACCCCAACTACCTGCGGGCGCGAAACGTTGATCAACTGGTGGAGGAAGGAAGTCTCCATCCAACCTGTAAGACGATTTTTCGCTTCAAGACGGACACGGGCGAGCAACCGCTGCGTTTATTCCAACATCAGCAGGAGGCGCTTTCCAAGGCCGCCGGTTCGTCGAGCCAGAGCTACGTAGTCACGACCGGCACTGGATCCGGTAAGTCTCTTTCTTTCTTCATCCCCATCATAGATCGGATTCTGAAAGCAAAGGACGCCGATTCGACTCCTCGAACGAGAGCGATCATCATCTACCCGATGAATGCGCTGGCAAATAGCCAGTTGGAGGAGGTTCGAAAATTCCTCGGAAACCTCGCCCCAGCAGATTCATCAATTCGAGTCGATCGCTACACTGGTCAGGAAGACGACAAGATCAGGAAAGAGATCGCGGCCAATCCGCCAGACATTCTGCTCACCAACTTCATGATGTTGGAGTTGATCCTGACGCGGTATGAGGAAACCGATCGACTCGTTGTGGATCACTGTCGCGGGCTCGAATACTTGGTGCTCGACGAACTTCATACCTATCGCGGCCGTCAAGGAGCAGACGTTGCGATGTTGGTGCGACGGCTCAGGGAGCGCTTCCATTCCAAAAATCTGATTTGCATCGGCACATCTGCGACAATGTCGAGCACAGGATCGCAACAAGATCGAAAACGCACTGTTGCGGAGGTAGCTTCGAAACTTTTCGGACAAAACATCCCCCCGGAGAACGTGATTGGCGAAACCCTGGAGCGGGTGACGAATCCAAAACTGGGGTTGGATGCGATAAAGCCGCTGTTAAAAGCGAGTCTTTCGCGGAAGGAGTTCGCTTGGCCAACGTTTCAGGCCTTTAGAGATGATCCCGTGTCGGTCTGGGTCGAACTCAAGTTGGGTATCCATTTCCCTAGTGAAGGAAGCCCCGAGCGGGCGAAGCCGATATCGCTCACCGATGCCGCTTCGGAACTAGCGATCGACGCAGGTATCGAGTCTGAAATGGCGCACGAAGCCTTGGAGCGTTTTCTGGTGGCCGCACAGTCAGAGCAGGGACCGGATGGGCGCGCACCGTTTGCCTTTAAACTGCACCAGTTCATCAGTGGTCCCGGTAAGGTTCACTGCACCTTGGAGCCTGAGGGGAAGAGATTGGTCACACTCGATGCACAGCGCTTCGCGCCTAGCCGCCAAGACGAGGCCATATTTCTTTTCCCAACGCATTTCTGTCGTGAGTGTGGCCAAGAATACCATCCGGTTTGGGAGGACACCAAATCTAGCCCGAACTACACCCCCCGTGAGATTGACGACGTGGGAGGAGAGGACCGTGAAGATCGATCTGGATTCCTTGCCGCCTGTCGGGGTGAACAGAACTTCAAGGGAGAGATCACTGACTATCCAGACACTTGGCTCGATTACAGTAAGGATGAGCCGAAGCTTAAGCCTACCTACCGCGCATGTAAGGTGACTGCAGTTAAGGTGGGGGCCAACGGCTGTCTGGGCCAAGGGCAGGATTACTGGTTTATTCCAGGCAAATTCCGCTTCTGCCTAAACTGTAGCCAAGTCCACGAAGCGTATGGTCGGGATATCAATCGCCTTTCCGGTCTGTCGGGTGAGGGGCGTTCATCGGCCACCACGATCATTACTTTGACAGTTCTGCGGCAGTTATACGCGCAGGAGTTCCCGAAGGATTTTGGAGGAAACGATCCCCGCAAGCTCCTTGGATTCTCGGACAATCGTCAGGATGCCGCACTACAGGCCGGACATTTCAACGACTTCGTTTACCTTTTGATCATTCGGGCTGGGTTACTTGGCGCACTGAGAAACAACGATGGGGTTCTGGACGAAGAGCAGCTTCCGGATGCGGTTTTCGAAGCGCTCGGTTTCGGCGACAATGACCCTGGTGTTCTGGCGGAGTATTTGCGCGATCCGACGATACTCGGGCTAGGCCTAAAAACCGCTCAAAAGGCCATCCGATACGTGATCGGTTACCGATTAATCCGGGATCTCCGCAAAGGTTGGAGATTCAATAATCCGAATCTCCACCAGCTCAAACTAATCGAGTTGGGTTATGATTCCCTCGATGAATTTTGCGCCCATCAAGCGTCGTTTGAATCGAACAATATTTTGGCGCGATTGACTCCAGACGAGCGCCATGAATTGGCCAAGCTGGTGTTCGATGAGATGGTGAAGAACCTCTGTGTTGAAACACGCTTCCTCGATGGTGCTGAGCATGAACGGATGGCGAATCCCGTGGGACAATACCTAACCGAACGATGGGCGTTTGGTTGGGATGAGCGCCTGGATACGACACGCTATCTCATCCTCGACAAAAGACCAGACGGGAAAGGCAAAGGCCGGAAGCGGTTGGACTTGATCGGGGGCGGCACCAACTCGCGTTTAGTTCGACTAATCAAGTATGCGAAGTTCTGGGACCGGTCATCGTTCGGGAAACCGACCGCACCGTTTAGCAACCAGGAGTTGGTCGAAATGTGTCAGGCCTTTCTCAAAGCGGCAGCGACGCACGGATACGTGCAAAGCCACGGACTCGACAACAACAAGCTCGTTGGCTGGACGCTGAAATCGTCGGCCCTCCAATGGGTGATGAAGGGGGACGATGCCGACGCGGTGACAGGCTCTCAAAACCGCTTTTTTCGAGAACTCTATCTTACCGTTTCGGAGATCCTGACGAGCAAGTCACACCAGTTGTTCGATTTTCGTGCCCACGAGCATACCGCCCAAGTGGATGCGGAGAAACGGAAGTCGATTGAGCAGTTGTTCAGACGCAGTGAGCGAGATGTCGCAGATTGGAAGTCGGTCGAAGGTAACACAGGGCCAATGCCGCGACTTCCCGTCCTGTTTTGCTCACCGACCATGGAACTCGGCGTCGATATATCTTCGCTCAACACCGTCTATCTGCGGAACATGCCGCCAACTCCGGCAAACTACGCTCAACGCAGCGGACGTGCGGGACGGTCGGGCCAAGCCGCGTTAGTTGTGACCTATTGTGCAGCGATGAGTCCGCACGACCAGTGGTTCTTCAACCATCAGAGCGACATGGTCCATGGCGTCGTGAAAGCCCCGACACTGGAACTTGCGAATCGCGACCTAGTTGAAAGCCACCTCCACGCGGTGTGGCTTGCGACAGTCGAGTATCAGTTAGCGACCAGCATTGCGCCGATGCTGGACTTGGACTCGCCCCTCAAACCTCTCCTGCAAGATATCCAATCCCGACTTGAAAAGCCGGAGGTAACAGCTCGCGCCCTGGCGCAAGCGAGAGAGGTTCTCTTTCACGTTAAAGACGAGCTAAACGCTCATAACGCCTCGTGGTTTACCGACGATTTCGTTGAACAAACCATTCGGAAGAGCGCCCAAACATTTGATGAGGCATTTAGCCGGTGGCGCACGCTCTACGATGGAGTTCAGAAGCAAATGGAGGCCGCGGACAAAGTGGTGCGTAGCCCGGCGACCAGTGCTCGTGACCGTGAGAATGCCAACCGTCGCTATCAGGACGCGAAGAACCAACTCACGCTTTTGCTCAAGAGCGACGGTAGTTCGTTGAACAACGATTTCTACACGTTCCGCTATCTTGCGAGCCAAGGGTTTCTTCCTGGCTACAATTTCCCCCGACTCCCATTGATGGCTTGGATTCCAGCCACTGGAAGAAAGGCGAACGGGAAAGATGATCGTGGTAGTATGGTTAGTCGACCGCGCTTCCTCGCTCTAGCGGAGTTTGGGCCTCGCAGCCTCATTTACCACGAAGGGAAAATGTTCCGCGTCGATCGCACGAAACTCAATATCCAGAGTTCCGATTCGATCTCAGCCAATTCTGAACTAGCCACGGTGAATGCGCTGGTTTGCACCCGTTGCGGTCATGGTCACCTTGGCAATAACGAACAACCGATGCCGTCCGAAAGCACCTGTGACCATTGTGGGCAGGCATTGACCGATGATGGGCTCGTAAAAGGGCTCTTCCGTATCGAGACAGTTGAGACAAAGGTGCAGGAGCGAATTTCCGTCAACGAGGAGGAAAGACAGCGCCAGGGCTTCGAACTCCAGACCACTTATCGCTTCTTGCCCGGTCCCAATGGGGTCCCGGAGGTTAACTATTCCGAAGTTGAGACGGGCGGGGAATCGATCGCTAAGCTCACCTATTCACCGTCCGCTAGGATTTGGCGCATCAACAAGGGTTGGCGTAGGCGGAAGAACAAAAAACAGCTGGGCTTTGCGATTAACCCTATCACGGGTCAATGGAGCAAGCTGGACGATCCGGACACCGACAATGTCGAGGAGAACCCAGATGCCACCGGCGTAGTCAATCAACCAGCACAGCTCGTCGTTCCCTATGTTGAGGACCATCGAAATATCCTCATTTTCTCACCTGAAAAGGTGCTCAGCGAAGCCGCGATGGCGACCCTCCAAGCAGCGCTGAAACGTGGGATTACACAGACCTTTCAGATCGAAGACTCTGAACTTGTAGTCGAGCCTTTACCAGATCGGTCAAACCGACGGAGCATCCTATTCTACGAGGCTGCTGAAGGTGGGGCAGGGGTGCTCAGTCGAATAGCGTCGCCGGACTATCGGGATCAATTGGCTATTGTGGCTCGCACGGCGTTGTCGGTCCTGCATTTCGACCTTCCAGAAACCGGAGTCCTGTCGAGCGACGATCTACCGAAATGCGAGGTATTGACCGAAGCCGGCGAACGAATCTGCGAAGCAGGCTGCTACCAGTGCCTCCTGTCCTACTACAATCAGCCTGATCACGAGCTAATCAACCGACGTGATCCCAGTATCCAGCAACTGTTGGTTCAATTGGCCAATGGAGTGGTTATGCCCAGCACGGTTCCTCTTCCCAAGTCAACCGTCGGTCCCTTGGGGGCGTGGCTTTCGGCCCTCCGCGAAGCGGGTCTTCGGTTGCCGGATGAAACCGAGAAGTCCATCGCCGATGGTCGTGCAGTTGCCGACGCCGTTTATAAATCATCTCGCGCTCTCGTTTTCCTGAACCAACCGGCGGATGAAATCTCAGCGTATGCGAGAGATCGAGGATTCGAGGTCATTGTTTTCCCCACACCGCAGGACGAATGGCCTACGGTTTTTGCTCAACACCCGGCCGTATTTGGCTCCCCCTCGGCCCGCGCATGA
- a CDS encoding SNF2-related protein, whose protein sequence is MSFATATEFSPGTLLRARGREWVVQPGSNVDLLHLRPLGGSDEDITTLIPELEFEAPEPATFPEPDPTKRGNHTAALLLRDALQLKLRSGAGPFRSFANIAVEPRAYQLVPLLMALRQPTVRLLIADDVGIGKTIEAGLIVRELHDRGEITRFAVLCPPHLVEQWQAELNRHFHFHAVALTASSVTRLEKSLPHGVSLFEQHPVVVVSLDYIKSDRHRAHFLSIAPECIVVDEAHTCAAAGKGKQLRFELLQQLTEQPDRHLILLTATPHSGDDAAFHNLLSLLRPDFAELAEADETTRRSLREELARYFVQRRRKDIEDKEWQDGSVFPRRLTAEITYRLTGAWGEFFDAVQDYCVQLANRAEASDSSGRHMIWYATLALLRCVSSSPASAERALTTRLSGTQEEMEALADEERVQDGDSSELSVNDLEPAAALDTDGTLKGLIERARQLSGQRGDPKLKALVGHLKELMEKGSRPVVFCRYIATAGYVADELRKHFKNATVDAVTGEFTSEEREERVGHLAEADNPILVATDCLSEGINLQHGFNAVIHYDLAWNPTRHEQREGRVDRFGQKSQDVHCTMLYGQDNPVDGFVLNVILRKAETIREKLGVMVPLPSDQQRISQALIKATLLRGRQAELNSQQLDLGLEAQIEAELKPLTTAWEDAMEKAKANRTVFAQRRIKPEDVLPEWRRQLDLIGNEHAIARFVANACARLGSALEPSRGIWRFVPGNLPGTLRERLAEERLDKSHTIDFHYPPAQGALFIHRTHPLVSILADSLLEGALQDETPLAARCAVTVTPDVPIVTTLFLLRLRYQLIHQKRDSFRTLMAEEAVALACEGRESPTWLDDASVLRLIEVKPAGNLGSDASTREISHALGLLRSNTARLETIAKERADALLQDHRRVREAARDQGSYSVTACLPVDVIGVYVLLPDNL, encoded by the coding sequence ATGAGTTTCGCGACTGCCACTGAGTTTTCACCAGGAACCCTCCTGCGCGCCCGTGGGCGCGAGTGGGTCGTTCAGCCTGGGTCGAATGTCGATCTATTGCACCTTCGCCCGTTAGGTGGATCGGATGAAGATATCACAACGCTGATCCCCGAACTTGAGTTTGAGGCTCCGGAGCCAGCCACCTTTCCGGAACCCGATCCAACGAAACGTGGCAACCATACTGCCGCACTCCTCCTTCGTGATGCTCTTCAACTCAAGCTGCGATCGGGTGCTGGTCCTTTCCGGTCTTTCGCCAATATCGCAGTCGAACCCAGGGCTTATCAGCTGGTGCCGCTGCTGATGGCTTTGCGGCAACCTACGGTTAGGTTGCTGATCGCTGACGACGTGGGCATCGGCAAAACGATTGAGGCCGGTCTCATTGTTCGCGAACTCCATGATCGCGGTGAGATTACTCGATTCGCGGTGCTGTGCCCGCCTCATCTCGTCGAGCAGTGGCAAGCCGAGCTAAATCGCCATTTTCATTTTCACGCTGTTGCACTTACTGCCTCCAGCGTCACCCGCTTGGAAAAGTCGCTACCACATGGTGTGTCACTCTTTGAGCAGCACCCGGTCGTGGTGGTGAGTCTCGACTACATCAAGAGCGACCGTCACCGGGCTCATTTTCTATCCATTGCTCCAGAGTGCATCGTGGTTGATGAGGCCCACACGTGTGCGGCGGCTGGCAAGGGCAAGCAATTGCGCTTCGAGTTGCTTCAGCAGCTCACGGAGCAACCCGATCGTCACCTGATTTTACTTACGGCTACGCCACACTCTGGTGACGATGCCGCTTTCCATAATCTTCTCTCTCTGCTTCGTCCCGATTTTGCTGAACTTGCCGAGGCCGATGAAACAACCCGCCGATCCTTACGCGAAGAACTTGCCCGTTACTTTGTGCAGCGACGGCGCAAGGATATCGAGGACAAGGAATGGCAGGATGGGAGTGTTTTCCCACGTCGTCTCACTGCTGAAATCACCTATCGGTTGACCGGTGCGTGGGGTGAGTTCTTCGATGCAGTTCAGGATTATTGTGTGCAGCTGGCCAATAGGGCGGAAGCTAGTGACTCCTCGGGTCGCCACATGATCTGGTATGCGACGCTTGCTCTGCTTCGTTGCGTGTCGTCTTCGCCCGCTTCGGCCGAGCGCGCCCTCACGACCCGCTTGTCAGGAACACAAGAGGAAATGGAGGCACTGGCGGATGAAGAACGGGTGCAAGATGGAGACAGTTCTGAGCTGTCCGTTAACGATCTGGAGCCGGCTGCGGCGCTCGACACGGACGGAACGCTCAAGGGGCTGATTGAGCGGGCTCGCCAACTCTCTGGGCAAAGGGGCGATCCCAAACTCAAAGCCCTTGTCGGTCACTTGAAAGAGCTGATGGAGAAGGGCTCTCGACCGGTTGTTTTCTGCCGTTACATCGCGACCGCTGGCTACGTGGCCGATGAACTTCGGAAGCATTTCAAGAATGCTACCGTCGACGCGGTGACAGGTGAATTTACCTCCGAGGAACGCGAGGAGCGGGTAGGGCACTTGGCGGAAGCGGATAATCCCATCCTAGTGGCCACCGATTGCCTCTCCGAGGGTATCAACCTCCAACACGGTTTCAATGCGGTGATTCATTACGACCTCGCGTGGAATCCCACTCGTCACGAGCAGCGCGAAGGTCGCGTCGACCGCTTCGGCCAAAAGTCCCAGGACGTCCACTGCACAATGCTTTACGGGCAGGACAATCCCGTGGATGGCTTTGTTCTCAACGTCATCCTCCGTAAAGCCGAGACCATTCGGGAGAAGCTCGGCGTCATGGTGCCGCTTCCTTCCGACCAGCAGCGCATCAGCCAAGCCTTGATCAAGGCTACCCTGCTGCGGGGTCGCCAAGCTGAGCTGAATTCCCAGCAATTGGACTTGGGTCTGGAAGCCCAGATCGAGGCCGAGCTAAAGCCTCTCACGACGGCTTGGGAAGACGCCATGGAGAAAGCCAAGGCCAACCGCACCGTCTTCGCCCAACGTCGGATCAAGCCCGAGGATGTGCTTCCTGAGTGGCGTCGCCAGCTCGATCTCATTGGCAACGAGCACGCGATTGCTCGGTTTGTGGCCAACGCCTGCGCCCGTCTCGGTTCCGCCCTCGAACCCTCGCGAGGTATATGGCGTTTTGTTCCGGGGAACCTGCCCGGAACCCTACGTGAGCGCCTGGCTGAGGAGCGACTCGATAAGAGCCACACCATCGACTTCCATTACCCACCCGCTCAAGGCGCGCTGTTCATCCATCGCACCCATCCGCTGGTATCGATTCTCGCGGATTCGCTGCTTGAAGGCGCATTGCAGGATGAAACGCCACTCGCCGCCCGCTGTGCGGTGACGGTCACGCCCGACGTGCCGATCGTCACCACGCTTTTCCTGCTCCGGCTGCGTTACCAGCTCATCCACCAAAAGCGCGATTCCTTCCGCACGCTCATGGCCGAGGAAGCCGTCGCGCTCGCTTGCGAAGGCCGGGAGTCACCCACTTGGCTCGATGATGCCTCGGTGCTTCGACTCATCGAAGTCAAACCCGCCGGCAACCTCGGCTCCGATGCCTCGACGCGAGAGATTTCCCACGCGCTTGGGCTGCTTCGATCCAACACCGCCCGCCTCGAAACCATCGCCAAAGAAAGAGCCGATGCGCTCTTGCAGGATCATCGCCGAGTTCGTGAAGCCGCCCGCGACCAAGGGAGCTACTCCGTGACCGCCTGCCTCCCCGTCGACGTTATTGGCGTCTACGTTCTCCTTCCAGATAATCTCTAA